One part of the Desulfonema ishimotonii genome encodes these proteins:
- a CDS encoding phage antirepressor N-terminal domain-containing protein codes for MTKNSIPQVRPENQPVPVDFHGTSLLTAQKNEIVYVAMKPIVEDMGLDWSRQRKKISTSSRYGHMAIPLQTPGGIQEMLCIPLRKLNGWLFSVNPNKVRQAIRKKVELYQEECFIALYEYWHKGIAVNPRKNTAPRIIRYQNYPPIFIQDNALYADTHHLHTCLQPREPYDEWLDKHFRRYLTYHSFPLCPEQPDDPARIAYLILLSQAKSVSRHHITQQGAETLEYFSRFEQNFTEVALDTGLKNAIADAFSGKEVSHQR; via the coding sequence ATGACGAAAAATTCAATACCACAGGTACGCCCGGAAAATCAACCTGTCCCTGTTGACTTTCACGGAACCTCACTCCTGACCGCTCAAAAAAACGAAATCGTTTATGTTGCCATGAAGCCCATTGTTGAGGATATGGGGCTTGACTGGTCAAGACAGCGCAAAAAAATCAGCACAAGTTCAAGGTATGGACATATGGCCATACCTTTGCAAACCCCCGGCGGTATTCAGGAAATGCTCTGTATTCCCCTGAGGAAACTCAACGGCTGGCTGTTTTCGGTGAACCCGAACAAAGTAAGGCAGGCCATCAGAAAAAAGGTGGAACTCTATCAGGAAGAATGCTTCATCGCGCTTTATGAGTACTGGCACAAGGGCATTGCCGTCAACCCGCGCAAAAATACCGCGCCCCGCATCATCCGCTATCAGAACTATCCGCCCATTTTCATTCAGGACAACGCCCTGTATGCAGATACCCACCATCTTCACACCTGTCTTCAGCCCAGAGAACCTTATGATGAATGGCTGGACAAACATTTCCGACGTTATCTCACTTATCACAGCTTCCCCCTTTGCCCGGAGCAGCCTGATGACCCGGCCCGGATTGCCTACCTGATTCTGCTTTCCCAGGCAAAATCCGTGTCCCGACACCACATTACCCAGCAGGGCGCTGAAACCCTTGAATATTTCAGCCGTTTTGAACAGAATTTCACAGAGGTTGCTTTGGACACCGGCCTGAAGAACGCCATTGCAGATGCTTTCTCCGGCAAGGAAGTGTCGCATCAGAGATGA
- the tsaD gene encoding tRNA (adenosine(37)-N6)-threonylcarbamoyltransferase complex transferase subunit TsaD, giving the protein MIVLGIESSCDETAASVVADGTDILSSVVASQIDIHHRYGGVVPELASRKHLEAIVPVVEEAVAASGIAPGDLDAIAATQGPGLVGALLVGFSFAKAYAYTLGIPLCGVSHLEGHINSVFLEPDPPPFPFVALLASGGHTSIYHVTGHTGFELMGQTRDDAAGEAFDKVSKMLGLGYPGGAIIGNMALQGDPAKIRFPRSYLDKSESDFSFSGLKTAVNRYIQTHPDEYEDQVADIAAGFQEAVADVLVYKLVHAAEEKGCSHIAIVGGVAANRRLREKVMQAAQKKGLSVHIPAIDLCGDNAAMIAAVGYHYLKAGARADMNEDVYSRHRL; this is encoded by the coding sequence ATGATAGTACTCGGTATTGAATCATCCTGTGACGAGACCGCCGCATCCGTGGTGGCGGACGGCACAGACATCTTATCCTCTGTGGTCGCCTCCCAGATCGACATCCATCACCGCTACGGCGGGGTCGTGCCGGAGCTGGCATCCCGGAAACATCTGGAGGCCATTGTTCCGGTGGTGGAAGAGGCCGTGGCGGCGTCCGGGATCGCGCCCGGAGATCTGGACGCCATTGCCGCAACCCAGGGGCCGGGACTGGTGGGGGCGCTGCTGGTGGGATTCTCCTTTGCCAAGGCCTATGCCTACACGCTGGGGATTCCCCTGTGCGGGGTCAGCCACCTGGAGGGCCATATCAACTCGGTCTTTCTGGAACCGGACCCGCCGCCTTTCCCCTTTGTGGCGCTGCTGGCATCGGGCGGGCACACCAGCATCTACCATGTGACGGGCCACACCGGATTCGAGCTGATGGGCCAGACCCGCGACGATGCTGCCGGCGAGGCCTTTGACAAGGTTTCCAAAATGCTCGGCCTCGGTTATCCGGGGGGGGCGATCATCGGCAACATGGCGTTGCAGGGCGACCCTGCAAAGATCCGGTTTCCGAGGAGTTATCTGGACAAATCCGAGTCGGATTTCAGCTTCAGCGGCCTCAAGACGGCTGTGAACCGGTATATTCAGACGCATCCCGATGAATATGAGGATCAGGTGGCGGATATCGCCGCCGGATTTCAGGAGGCCGTGGCCGATGTGCTGGTCTACAAGCTGGTTCACGCGGCAGAGGAAAAGGGGTGTTCGCATATCGCCATTGTGGGCGGGGTGGCGGCCAACCGGCGGCTGCGGGAAAAGGTTATGCAGGCGGCTCAGAAAAAGGGCCTCTCGGTCCACATTCCGGCCATTGATCTGTGCGGCGATAACGCCGCCATGATCGCGGCGGTCGGGTATCATTACCTGAAGGCCGGGGCGCGCGCCGACATGAACGAGGATGTCTATTCGCGGCACAGGCTGTAG
- a CDS encoding right-handed parallel beta-helix repeat-containing protein, translating to MNRRYLPVLVLIFLFLFPIFSSNSHAEEVQDIDLSDEAMREWLKVTYDFADGVDELLDMALDESPDYAGSQFTDIFKALKISYEIGSYLSEKEYDKASLLALKYTAELSVKNTFVGSQLSSIASIANLAALPIGLSLNYFKNEMVRTAKNNQIKLYIIARKLGYSHAFIMNGAGDGNVIFTDDGWIYNIVDENLNMAYKAIDPVEYEPDEVYTDAQMKYVAEQALTTLVLDKQKLGDDLKNLIYPQITYTPSAPKAPAKVSFDVNGLLLDKYDIVSFTWDFGDGSTASGKSVSHVFRKPQQYNVTLEVIDSSGTKYNYDRNILIRSHPICIEYPDGYESLRRTFSTTNSEYIKTFEWDFGDDSPKSAGREQEHTYEKSDYYTVTLTLSLDDGSAISSTQGIFVGPGTKYIKGHTITGDETWFSGGEYIVLGSITVAKGGKLTIQPNTKIYFKENAYLNINGSLIAENAYLTNADTNSEWIGIKFYNCTENSKIENCIIENTRGRWESYNPTSQSAIGIYKTSSVKIIDCLIKQSTAKAGIWIDKESSPVITDNEFKYDKIGIWICYDEDTNNNPILQNNIFFNSSESDYYISGNINADAKWDDIATYYISSAEISEEGKLRIAPGSTLKFRQGGHITIKGVFQAEDLLFTWMTENEPWGGIRFSSDSENSYLKNCVIEHAAGSNYYKNSAIYIHSALSGITDCVIKNCPADVGIWIQYASEAVISKNTISGFSDCGIVVSEQSSPSIKNNFFSDNNYALRIKYSENIKNNPIIAENEFEKNSEADYYIFGDINADAKWDDIATYYIPYIEIEEGKLRIAPGSTLKFRRGGHITIKGVFQAEDLLFTWMTENEPWGGIRFSSDSENSYLKNCVIEHAAGSNYYKNSATYIHSALSGITDCVIKNCPADVGIWIQGASEALISKNTISGFPKYGIYIGNTSYPIISNNLITKNDFGIYCTGNQTINAQHNDWGDPSGPYDPSDDRASGGLYNPDGKGDRVSDNIDYEPWGILSVEKGDVNGKDSITLEDAILALQICTGINPDAKIYPESDVNDDGKIGLEDVVYTLRTVSDKN from the coding sequence ATGAACAGACGTTATTTGCCTGTCTTAGTTTTAATTTTCCTGTTTTTGTTTCCCATATTTTCCTCAAATTCACATGCCGAAGAAGTACAAGATATAGACCTGTCAGACGAGGCTATGCGGGAATGGCTTAAAGTAACTTACGATTTCGCGGACGGGGTTGACGAACTGTTAGACATGGCTCTTGATGAGTCTCCTGATTATGCGGGAAGCCAGTTTACTGACATCTTCAAGGCATTAAAGATTTCTTATGAGATCGGCTCATATCTGTCTGAAAAGGAATATGATAAGGCATCCCTGCTTGCTTTGAAATATACTGCTGAATTATCTGTAAAAAACACCTTTGTAGGATCACAACTTTCCAGTATTGCCAGCATAGCGAACTTAGCTGCTCTTCCGATAGGTTTATCTCTGAATTATTTTAAAAACGAGATGGTGAGAACCGCCAAAAACAACCAGATAAAGCTATACATAATAGCGAGAAAACTGGGCTATAGCCATGCTTTCATCATGAATGGCGCAGGAGACGGCAATGTTATTTTTACTGATGACGGCTGGATTTATAACATTGTAGATGAAAATCTGAATATGGCCTATAAAGCGATAGATCCTGTTGAGTATGAGCCTGATGAGGTATATACCGACGCACAGATGAAGTATGTTGCGGAACAGGCTTTGACAACATTGGTTTTGGACAAGCAAAAATTGGGAGATGATCTCAAAAATCTTATCTATCCGCAAATCACATACACTCCTTCAGCCCCCAAGGCACCGGCAAAGGTCTCATTTGATGTTAATGGCTTATTATTGGATAAATACGATATTGTTTCCTTTACCTGGGATTTCGGAGACGGATCAACCGCTTCAGGCAAGTCTGTTTCCCATGTTTTTCGCAAACCTCAGCAATATAATGTCACATTGGAGGTAATTGACAGCTCTGGCACAAAATACAATTATGACAGGAATATACTTATTCGGTCTCATCCCATCTGTATCGAATACCCCGATGGTTACGAATCTCTTCGGCGGACTTTTTCAACAACGAATTCAGAATATATCAAAACCTTTGAATGGGATTTCGGTGACGACTCCCCCAAAAGTGCGGGACGGGAACAGGAGCATACTTATGAAAAATCAGACTACTACACCGTAACCCTGACACTTTCCCTGGATGATGGCTCTGCTATCAGCAGTACACAGGGAATTTTTGTCGGTCCCGGAACCAAATATATCAAAGGGCATACAATAACAGGGGATGAAACCTGGTTTTCCGGAGGTGAGTATATTGTATTGGGCAGTATTACAGTCGCAAAAGGAGGCAAACTTACTATTCAACCCAATACCAAAATTTATTTTAAAGAAAATGCATATCTAAATATAAATGGTTCATTAATAGCTGAGAATGCTTATTTAACAAATGCAGACACAAATAGCGAATGGATTGGCATAAAATTCTATAATTGTACTGAAAATAGTAAAATAGAAAATTGTATTATTGAAAACACTCGCGGTCGTTGGGAATCTTATAATCCTACCTCTCAATCCGCAATCGGAATTTATAAAACATCATCAGTAAAAATAATTGACTGCTTAATCAAACAAAGCACTGCTAAGGCAGGAATCTGGATAGATAAAGAATCTTCACCAGTAATTACAGACAATGAATTTAAATACGATAAAATTGGCATCTGGATATGTTACGATGAAGATACAAATAATAATCCAATACTTCAAAATAACATATTTTTTAATAGTTCCGAATCGGATTATTATATATCTGGAAATATAAACGCTGATGCGAAATGGGATGATATTGCAACATATTATATTTCGTCGGCAGAGATATCAGAAGAGGGAAAGCTTCGGATTGCTCCTGGTTCGACACTGAAATTCAGGCAGGGAGGCCACATCACGATAAAAGGCGTTTTTCAGGCAGAAGATCTTCTTTTTACCTGGATGACAGAGAATGAACCCTGGGGCGGAATACGTTTTTCATCCGATTCAGAAAACAGTTATTTGAAAAATTGCGTTATCGAACATGCGGCAGGATCGAATTATTATAAAAACTCAGCTATTTATATTCATAGCGCACTGTCCGGCATTACAGATTGTGTAATAAAAAACTGTCCTGCCGACGTGGGCATTTGGATACAATATGCCTCAGAGGCTGTTATCAGCAAAAATACTATCAGCGGTTTTTCTGATTGCGGAATTGTTGTCAGTGAACAATCTTCTCCTTCGATTAAAAATAATTTTTTTTCGGACAACAATTATGCACTGAGAATCAAGTATTCAGAAAATATAAAAAACAATCCTATTATTGCCGAAAATGAATTTGAAAAAAACTCCGAAGCAGATTATTATATATTCGGAGATATAAACGCTGATGCGAAGTGGGATGATATTGCAACATATTACATTCCATATATAGAGATAGAAGAGGGAAAACTTCGGATTGCTCCTGGTTCGACACTGAAATTCAGGCGGGGAGGCCACATCACGATAAAAGGCGTTTTTCAGGCAGAAGATCTTCTTTTTACCTGGATGACAGAGAATGAACCCTGGGGCGGAATACGTTTTTCATCCGATTCAGAAAACAGTTATTTGAAAAATTGCGTTATCGAACATGCGGCAGGATCGAATTATTATAAAAACTCAGCTACTTATATTCATAGCGCACTGTCCGGCATTACAGATTGTGTAATAAAAAACTGTCCTGCCGACGTGGGCATTTGGATACAAGGTGCCTCAGAAGCTCTAATCAGCAAAAATACTATCAGCGGCTTCCCTAAATATGGAATATATATAGGCAACACTTCTTATCCAATAATATCAAATAATTTAATTACAAAAAATGATTTTGGAATTTATTGCACTGGCAATCAAACAATTAATGCCCAACATAATGATTGGGGAGATCCGTCTGGCCCTTATGACCCTTCGGATGATCGCGCATCAGGAGGATTATACAATCCCGATGGAAAAGGAGACAGGGTCAGCGATAACATAGATTACGAACCCTGGGGAATTCTATCCGTTGAAAAAGGCGATGTGAATGGAAAAGATTCCATTACGCTCGAGGATGCGATTCTTGCCCTTCAGATATGCACCGGTATAAACCCGGATGCAAAAATTTATCCCGAATCTGACGTAAATGATGATGGAAAAATCGGATTGGAAGACGTGGTTTATACCTTACGCACAGTGTCCGATAAAAATTAA